The following proteins come from a genomic window of Micromonospora zamorensis:
- a CDS encoding DUF3817 domain-containing protein yields the protein MREKVTRLFVAAAIAEACSWLALLVGMLVKYGPPDNELGVKIFGPIHGGLFVAYALLVLAVARLRRWSLLATAVALASAVPPFATLAFERWARRRGMLGVDRQPAREPAPVG from the coding sequence TTCGTCGCGGCGGCGATCGCCGAGGCCTGCTCCTGGCTGGCCCTGCTGGTCGGCATGCTGGTCAAGTACGGCCCGCCGGACAACGAGCTGGGTGTCAAGATCTTCGGGCCGATCCACGGCGGCCTCTTCGTCGCGTACGCCCTGCTGGTGCTGGCCGTGGCCCGGCTGCGCCGGTGGAGCCTGCTGGCCACGGCGGTGGCTCTGGCCAGCGCGGTGCCGCCGTTCGCCACCCTGGCCTTCGAGCGTTGGGCCCGCCGCCGGGGGATGCTCGGCGTCGACCGCCAACCGGCCCGCGAGCCCGCCCCGGTCGGCTGA
- a CDS encoding Vms1/Ankzf1 family peptidyl-tRNA hydrolase, with protein MQLSFLRPLYDRPGPWCSVYLDASADTEDAHPALDLRWRALERRLMEQGADEASIAALDRVIRGHDPMVGDYGLAVFASHGRVVLSEYLSAPPLRDLASFAPLPHVMPLLAQRGEQVAWVRVLADRLGADAMAVSAGGVPRRAHVAGRDEFPLRRAKPGGWSQSRYQRAAMEAWHQNAGDVTAATVDLADRVGADVVVVAGDVRATGMIAAQMPERWQDLVVRTDAGSRAGGADQTMLDDLTVQTIAEVADQRISAALDRFGVQEDVGGGLDAVVSALQRNQVDTMIIVDDPSANGELWIGAEPTEIAVDPGQLAAMSVTDPQRVRADAALVRALVGTDAALTVLGPEEAPELTDGVGAVLRYVDPSTPGRENG; from the coding sequence ATGCAGCTGTCCTTCCTGCGCCCGCTCTACGACCGTCCCGGGCCGTGGTGCTCGGTGTATCTGGACGCCTCCGCGGACACGGAGGACGCCCATCCCGCCCTGGACCTACGCTGGCGCGCCCTGGAGCGCCGGCTGATGGAACAGGGAGCCGACGAGGCGAGCATCGCCGCTTTGGACCGGGTGATCCGTGGCCACGACCCGATGGTCGGGGACTACGGTCTGGCGGTCTTCGCCAGTCACGGCCGGGTGGTGCTCTCCGAGTACCTGTCCGCGCCACCACTGCGCGATCTGGCCAGTTTCGCGCCGCTTCCGCACGTGATGCCGTTGCTCGCCCAGCGGGGCGAACAGGTGGCCTGGGTGCGGGTGCTAGCCGACCGGCTGGGCGCCGACGCGATGGCGGTCAGCGCCGGCGGGGTGCCCCGGCGGGCGCACGTCGCCGGCCGGGACGAGTTCCCGCTGCGGCGCGCGAAGCCCGGCGGGTGGTCCCAGTCGCGTTATCAGCGGGCGGCCATGGAAGCGTGGCACCAGAACGCTGGCGACGTGACAGCGGCGACCGTGGACCTGGCCGACCGTGTCGGCGCGGACGTGGTGGTCGTCGCCGGTGACGTCCGGGCGACCGGAATGATCGCCGCCCAGATGCCGGAGCGGTGGCAGGACCTCGTGGTCCGCACGGACGCCGGGTCCCGGGCCGGTGGCGCCGACCAGACGATGCTGGACGACCTCACCGTGCAGACCATCGCGGAGGTCGCCGATCAACGGATCAGCGCCGCGCTGGACAGGTTCGGTGTGCAGGAGGACGTGGGCGGCGGGCTCGACGCGGTCGTCTCGGCCCTGCAACGCAACCAGGTGGACACCATGATCATCGTGGACGACCCGTCGGCCAACGGCGAGCTGTGGATCGGCGCAGAGCCGACCGAGATCGCCGTCGACCCGGGGCAGCTGGCCGCGATGTCGGTGACCGACCCGCAGCGGGTACGCGCCGACGCGGCACTCGTCCGGGCACTCGTCGGCACCGACGCGGCGCTGACCGTGCTGGGCCCCGAGGAGGCGCCCGAGCTCACCGACGGCGTCGGCGCGGTGCTGCGCTACGTCGACCCCAGCACACCGGGGCGCGAGAATGGCTGA
- a CDS encoding thiamine pyrophosphate-binding protein yields MAERRVADLVVERLLAWRVPRAFGFPGEAIAPLVEALDRTGGEPAFIPARHEETASFMATGHAKFTGGIGVCLATQGPSAVQLLNGLYDAKLDSKPVVAIVGEDISGPLGGAHQEIGLSRLFGDVCNQFVRYGRSPEDVGALLDQAFRTAAATRSPTCVVLPRQLQEAVVPDLQTYAAGVITATPGEPLARVLPHEVDLDAAAQLLGGGQRVAILVGQGGRDAAPEIIEIADRLGAGVATSLLGKPVLDERLPFHTGVLGEVGTPAAAELMGGCDTLLMVGTNDPWTDYFPMPEQARTVQIDIDGRRIGTRYPADVPLVGDAAETLRALLNRLRGRPEQQWRATVESSVDRWREVAAERVAAPADPVNPQLVLQELSARMPGSGAVAVDVGSVLYWYARHLTLPPGVKAQLCGTLGSMGCALPYAVAAKLAAPDQPVIALVGDGAMQLNGLAELITVSHHWQQWRDPRLVVLVLNNRDQNGMGGGREPSTDPTRRRPDVPYAGWARLLGLHGVRVDRPELVGAAWDEALAADRPCVLEAVVDPAVSLAPPEPAFADLRGLYAEGAPARKVREQVTLTANADDLV; encoded by the coding sequence ATGGCTGAGCGGCGGGTCGCGGATCTGGTGGTGGAGCGGCTCCTGGCCTGGCGGGTGCCCCGCGCCTTCGGATTTCCGGGTGAGGCGATCGCCCCGCTGGTCGAGGCGTTGGACCGCACCGGCGGTGAGCCGGCGTTCATCCCGGCGCGGCACGAGGAAACCGCCTCGTTCATGGCCACCGGGCACGCCAAGTTCACCGGCGGTATCGGGGTCTGCCTCGCCACCCAGGGGCCCAGCGCCGTCCAACTGCTCAACGGCCTCTACGACGCCAAGCTGGACAGCAAGCCGGTGGTGGCGATCGTCGGGGAGGACATCTCCGGGCCGCTCGGCGGCGCCCACCAGGAGATCGGGCTGAGTCGCCTCTTCGGCGACGTGTGCAACCAGTTCGTCCGCTACGGCCGCAGCCCGGAGGACGTGGGGGCGCTGCTGGACCAGGCGTTCCGTACGGCGGCGGCGACGCGCAGCCCGACCTGCGTCGTGCTGCCCCGGCAGTTGCAGGAAGCCGTGGTGCCCGACCTTCAGACGTACGCCGCCGGGGTGATCACGGCGACCCCGGGTGAGCCGCTGGCCCGGGTGCTGCCGCACGAGGTGGACCTCGATGCCGCCGCGCAACTGCTCGGCGGCGGCCAGCGCGTCGCGATCCTGGTGGGGCAGGGCGGTCGGGACGCGGCCCCCGAGATCATCGAGATCGCCGACCGGCTCGGCGCCGGGGTGGCCACCTCACTGCTGGGCAAGCCGGTCCTCGACGAGCGGCTGCCGTTTCACACCGGGGTGCTCGGCGAGGTCGGCACCCCGGCGGCGGCCGAGCTGATGGGTGGCTGCGACACGCTGCTGATGGTCGGCACCAACGACCCGTGGACCGACTACTTCCCGATGCCCGAGCAGGCCCGCACGGTGCAGATCGACATCGACGGTCGCCGGATCGGCACTCGCTACCCGGCCGACGTGCCGCTGGTCGGTGACGCCGCCGAAACGCTGCGGGCGCTGCTGAACCGCCTGCGCGGACGGCCCGAGCAGCAGTGGCGCGCCACCGTGGAGAGCTCGGTGGACCGATGGCGGGAGGTCGCCGCCGAGCGGGTCGCCGCGCCCGCCGACCCGGTCAACCCACAGCTCGTCCTCCAGGAGCTGTCCGCCCGGATGCCGGGCAGCGGCGCGGTCGCGGTCGACGTCGGCTCGGTCCTCTACTGGTACGCCCGGCACCTCACCCTGCCGCCGGGGGTGAAAGCTCAACTGTGCGGCACACTCGGCTCGATGGGCTGTGCCCTGCCGTACGCGGTGGCCGCCAAGCTCGCCGCCCCCGACCAACCGGTGATCGCGCTGGTCGGCGACGGGGCGATGCAGCTCAACGGGCTCGCCGAGCTGATCACCGTGTCGCACCACTGGCAGCAGTGGCGCGATCCTCGGCTGGTGGTGCTGGTGCTCAACAACCGCGACCAGAACGGCATGGGTGGCGGGCGTGAGCCGTCGACCGACCCGACCCGCCGTCGACCCGACGTGCCGTACGCCGGTTGGGCCCGGCTGCTCGGGCTGCACGGGGTGCGGGTGGACCGCCCGGAGCTGGTCGGCGCGGCCTGGGACGAGGCCCTCGCGGCGGACCGCCCCTGCGTACTCGAGGCGGTTGTCGACCCGGCGGTGTCGTTGGCGCCGCCGGAACCGGCGTTCGCCGACCTGCGCGGCCTGTATGCCGAAGGCGCTCCCGCCCGGAAGGTCCGGGAGCAGGTGACGCTCACCGCGAACGCCGACGACCTCGTTTAG
- a CDS encoding iron-containing redox enzyme family protein: protein MSETADRRYGPAILPRPRGPLSAAVVEALRRPPHDLPTGLGVDPDPADPITDEDLQLTLFLCYELHYRGWLGVDDSWEWQPTLLALRARCERIFEAALRRLVGTPTVPAAGVAAGLTELVAADDGPPLAATLQRRADLTQFREFVVHRSVYHLREADPHSWALPRLGGPAKAALVEIQTDEYGNGRLDRMHAELFRRTLDRLGLDTAYAAHLDAVPAVTLATNNLMSLFGLHRRLRGALLGHLAAFEMTSSLPNRRYGNGLRRLGFDEVATRFYDEHVEADAVHEQIAAHDMCGGLVRVEPDLAPDVLFGAAAGLAVDRLFAGHLLDSWAAGRSSLRPPAPPTVPPTVSIAVAAPAALTPPAPPALV, encoded by the coding sequence ATGTCCGAGACCGCTGACCGCCGCTACGGCCCGGCGATCCTGCCGCGGCCGCGTGGCCCGCTCTCCGCGGCGGTGGTCGAGGCTCTGCGGCGCCCGCCGCACGACCTGCCGACCGGTCTCGGCGTCGACCCCGACCCGGCGGACCCGATCACCGACGAGGACCTGCAACTGACCCTGTTCCTCTGCTACGAGCTGCACTACCGGGGCTGGCTCGGGGTGGACGACTCGTGGGAGTGGCAGCCGACGTTGCTCGCGTTGCGCGCCCGTTGCGAACGGATCTTCGAGGCGGCACTGCGCCGGCTGGTCGGGACGCCGACGGTGCCCGCCGCCGGGGTGGCTGCCGGCCTGACCGAGCTGGTCGCGGCCGACGACGGCCCGCCGCTGGCCGCCACGCTGCAACGACGTGCCGACCTCACCCAGTTCCGCGAGTTCGTCGTCCACCGTTCCGTCTACCACCTGCGTGAGGCGGACCCGCACAGCTGGGCGCTGCCCCGCCTGGGCGGCCCGGCCAAGGCCGCGCTCGTGGAGATCCAGACCGACGAGTACGGCAACGGCCGGCTGGACCGGATGCACGCCGAGCTGTTCCGCCGCACCCTCGACCGGCTGGGGCTGGACACCGCGTACGCCGCTCACCTGGACGCCGTGCCGGCGGTGACCCTGGCGACCAACAACCTGATGTCGCTCTTCGGCCTGCACCGACGGCTGCGCGGAGCGCTGCTCGGGCACCTGGCCGCGTTCGAGATGACGTCCTCGCTGCCGAACCGCCGCTACGGCAACGGGCTACGCCGCCTCGGTTTCGACGAGGTCGCCACCCGCTTCTACGACGAGCACGTCGAGGCCGACGCGGTGCACGAGCAGATCGCCGCGCACGACATGTGCGGCGGCCTGGTCCGTGTCGAGCCGGACCTCGCCCCCGACGTGCTCTTCGGCGCGGCGGCCGGGCTCGCGGTGGACCGGTTGTTCGCCGGGCACCTGCTGGACAGTTGGGCCGCCGGTCGCAGCTCACTGCGGCCACCCGCCCCGCCAACCGTGCCGCCGACCGTCTCGATCGCCGTGGCCGCGCCCGCCGCTCTGACCCCGCCGGCCCCGCCCGCGCTCGTCTGA
- a CDS encoding CDGSH iron-sulfur domain-containing protein, with the protein MRTEDTSEPPAATITPYEDGPLLVRGDFELVTPDGERIDARRGTVALCRCGKSGLKPFCDGTHKAINFRAGTTREG; encoded by the coding sequence ATGCGCACCGAGGACACCAGCGAGCCACCCGCCGCCACGATCACCCCGTACGAGGACGGGCCGCTGCTGGTCCGCGGCGACTTCGAGCTGGTCACGCCGGACGGCGAGCGCATCGACGCGCGCCGGGGCACTGTTGCGTTGTGCCGGTGCGGCAAGTCGGGGCTCAAGCCGTTCTGCGACGGCACCCACAAGGCGATTAACTTCCGCGCGGGCACCACCCGCGAGGGGTGA